The Lacipirellula parvula genome window below encodes:
- the aroE gene encoding shikimate dehydrogenase, whose protein sequence is MICVAIGRSRHKHIMAEHQHLAEQGAKMVELRLDYVAGKVNIRRLMAGRPEGCQVIITCRRKEDGGKWPGSEEARLLLLREAIAEGVDYVDLEEDIAGQIPRFGRTKRIVSYHNFRKTPDDLRDLHARMTQLNPDIIKLATMANSPHDNLRMLEMMQESEIPTVGMCMGDIGTPSRILAGKFGAPFTYATFHHERTLAPGQLSFKQMTDIYNYERIGANTTVFGVIADPVGHSLSPHVHNAAFQAAGIDAVYVPFRVPADALALFMEDATRLGIKGLSVTIPHKEQIARSLTKVDPAVKSIAAVNTAIFDGQEIIGYNTDYNAAMDCLEHALGEVGSDPSPLKGKRVLVLGAGGVARPIVFGLRKRGATITIASRTMPRAERLANTFEAKAIDWEARHRGPCDVIVNCTPIGMHPNVDESPIQKTFLKPNMLVFDTVYNPESTLLIKDARSRNCATVTGVEMFVRQAMLQFFLFTRQEAPAELMREVLKRAIGPVKYFPPAAERQEPEEEIDLPMDESDEG, encoded by the coding sequence TTGGTCGTAGCCGCCACAAACATATCATGGCCGAGCATCAGCATCTGGCTGAGCAAGGCGCCAAGATGGTCGAGCTGCGCCTCGACTACGTCGCCGGCAAAGTAAACATCCGCCGGCTGATGGCAGGCCGCCCCGAGGGGTGCCAGGTGATCATCACCTGCCGCCGCAAAGAGGACGGCGGCAAGTGGCCCGGCTCCGAGGAAGCGCGGCTGCTCCTGCTGCGCGAGGCGATCGCCGAGGGGGTCGATTACGTTGACCTCGAAGAAGACATTGCCGGGCAGATCCCGCGGTTCGGCCGGACGAAGCGGATCGTCAGCTACCACAACTTCCGTAAGACGCCTGACGACCTCCGCGACCTCCACGCGCGGATGACGCAGCTCAATCCCGACATCATCAAGCTCGCTACGATGGCGAACTCGCCGCACGACAACCTGCGGATGCTCGAGATGATGCAGGAGAGCGAGATTCCGACCGTCGGCATGTGCATGGGCGACATCGGTACGCCGTCGCGAATTCTGGCCGGCAAGTTTGGCGCTCCGTTCACCTACGCGACGTTCCACCACGAGCGGACGCTCGCTCCCGGTCAGCTCAGCTTCAAGCAGATGACCGACATCTACAACTACGAGCGGATCGGCGCCAACACCACCGTCTTCGGGGTCATCGCCGACCCGGTCGGTCATAGCCTAAGCCCGCACGTTCATAACGCGGCGTTCCAGGCAGCGGGGATCGACGCGGTCTACGTGCCGTTCCGCGTCCCGGCCGATGCGCTCGCGCTGTTCATGGAAGACGCGACCCGGCTCGGCATCAAAGGACTCAGCGTCACGATTCCGCACAAAGAACAGATCGCCCGCAGCCTCACCAAGGTCGACCCGGCGGTGAAGAGCATTGCCGCGGTGAACACGGCGATTTTCGACGGCCAGGAAATCATTGGCTACAACACCGACTACAACGCTGCAATGGACTGCCTGGAGCACGCTCTTGGCGAAGTCGGCTCCGATCCGAGTCCGCTCAAAGGCAAGCGCGTGCTGGTGCTCGGCGCCGGCGGGGTCGCGCGACCGATCGTGTTCGGGCTGCGGAAGCGGGGAGCGACGATCACCATCGCCTCGCGGACGATGCCGCGGGCCGAACGGCTGGCGAACACGTTCGAGGCGAAGGCGATCGACTGGGAAGCGCGGCATCGCGGCCCGTGCGACGTGATCGTCAATTGCACGCCGATCGGCATGCATCCCAACGTCGACGAATCGCCGATCCAAAAAACCTTCCTCAAGCCGAACATGCTGGTGTTCGACACGGTCTACAATCCCGAGTCGACGCTGCTGATCAAGGACGCCCGGTCGCGCAATTGCGCGACGGTCACCGGCGTCGAGATGTTCGTGCGACAGGCGATGCTGCAGTTCTTCCTGTTCACGCGGCAGGAAGCCCCCGCCGAGTTGATGCGGGAAGTCCTCAAGCGGGCGATCGGTCCCGTGAAGTACTTCCCGCCCGCAGCGGAGCGGCAAGAGCCGGAAGAGGAAATCGATTTGCCGATGGACGAGTCGGACGAAGGTTAG
- a CDS encoding shikimate kinase, producing MSPQSIALIGYRGSGKTAVAQALAARLGWEWVDADVEVEERAGKSIAAIFADDGETSFRDLEAIVVDLLCLRKQTVVALGGGAILREVNRKAIRGCGAVVWLQASVETLEARITGDPATAARRPNLTAGGGRAEISRLLTERTPHYRACATLEVDTEDKSLADIADEIVAALGQA from the coding sequence ATGAGCCCTCAATCCATCGCCTTGATCGGCTATCGCGGCAGCGGCAAGACGGCCGTCGCCCAGGCGCTCGCCGCGCGCCTCGGTTGGGAATGGGTCGACGCCGACGTCGAGGTCGAAGAGCGGGCGGGCAAGTCAATCGCCGCGATTTTTGCCGACGACGGCGAAACGTCGTTCCGCGATCTTGAGGCGATCGTCGTAGATCTCCTCTGCTTGCGGAAGCAAACTGTCGTCGCTCTTGGCGGCGGCGCGATCTTGCGGGAGGTGAATCGCAAGGCGATCCGCGGTTGCGGCGCCGTCGTCTGGCTGCAGGCTTCGGTCGAGACGCTGGAAGCCCGCATCACGGGCGATCCCGCCACCGCCGCGCGCCGCCCGAACCTGACCGCAGGCGGCGGCCGGGCCGAGATTTCTCGCCTTTTGACCGAGCGGACGCCCCATTATCGGGCATGTGCTACGCTTGAGGTCGATACCGAAGATAAGAGCCTGGCCGATATTGCCGACGAAATCGTCGCGGCGCTCGGTCAGGCATAA
- a CDS encoding prepilin peptidase, whose amino-acid sequence MMLAPPLWIGLLIAAVAGLAAGAYVNWATYALAWNRRLISPWSPPHERAPARRLSDRIPVWGWFGLRREAKVHGAGFWLRPLCVEITTAGMWAALYWWEVERQGLLHHQFEALVGGALQPGVLVAPESITLATFVSHALLMTLMLAASLIDFDEKTIPDGVTTPGTLLALLLAAALPMSLLPHAAERSLTPVAGVEIAVPLPPEAMKGSALYVEPLSLVAPHPWPTWLGGAPQTTGLWIGLACYAIWWIALTPRIMRWRRGLVFGLRVLTARSLRELLRPDSALIGVCGFAGIAAIWYRGGAGWLGLLTALVGMIGGSAMVWAVRIVGRVALRKEAMGFGDVTLMMMIGAFLGWQPTIFIFFIAPFAGLVIGFTKFIFRRDDMIPYGPFLCLATAVVTVWWAWFWNQEPGSYQSIFELGWLLPSVLAIGVVMLGAMLVIWRNIKEAIWGVEEEWAE is encoded by the coding sequence ATGATGCTCGCCCCGCCGCTTTGGATCGGACTCCTCATCGCCGCCGTCGCCGGCTTGGCCGCCGGCGCCTACGTCAATTGGGCGACCTACGCCCTCGCTTGGAACCGCCGGCTGATCTCGCCCTGGTCGCCCCCGCATGAACGGGCGCCCGCGCGGCGACTCAGCGATCGCATTCCGGTGTGGGGCTGGTTTGGATTGCGGCGCGAGGCGAAGGTGCATGGCGCCGGTTTTTGGCTGCGGCCGCTATGCGTCGAAATCACGACGGCAGGAATGTGGGCGGCCCTCTACTGGTGGGAAGTCGAACGGCAGGGGCTACTGCACCACCAATTCGAAGCGCTCGTCGGCGGCGCGCTGCAACCGGGCGTGCTCGTCGCCCCGGAGTCGATCACGCTGGCGACGTTCGTCTCGCATGCGCTGCTGATGACGCTGATGCTCGCCGCGAGCTTGATCGACTTCGATGAAAAAACGATCCCCGACGGCGTGACGACGCCCGGCACGTTGCTCGCGCTGCTGCTGGCGGCCGCACTGCCAATGTCGCTGCTGCCGCATGCCGCGGAGCGGAGCTTAACGCCAGTCGCAGGCGTCGAGATCGCCGTGCCGCTGCCACCGGAGGCGATGAAGGGCAGCGCGCTCTACGTCGAGCCGCTGTCGCTCGTCGCGCCGCATCCTTGGCCAACTTGGCTCGGCGGCGCGCCGCAAACGACAGGGCTGTGGATCGGTCTCGCCTGCTACGCCATTTGGTGGATTGCGCTGACGCCGCGGATCATGCGCTGGCGCCGCGGGCTGGTATTCGGGCTGCGCGTGCTCACGGCCCGTTCGCTGCGAGAGCTCCTGCGGCCCGATTCGGCGCTCATCGGCGTCTGCGGATTCGCCGGCATCGCGGCCATTTGGTACCGCGGCGGGGCAGGGTGGCTGGGGCTGCTTACGGCGCTCGTCGGCATGATCGGCGGCAGCGCCATGGTGTGGGCCGTGCGCATCGTCGGCCGCGTCGCGCTCCGCAAAGAAGCGATGGGCTTCGGCGACGTCACGCTCATGATGATGATCGGCGCCTTCCTCGGCTGGCAGCCCACGATCTTCATTTTCTTCATCGCGCCGTTTGCGGGGCTCGTCATCGGCTTCACGAAGTTCATCTTCCGCCGCGACGACATGATTCCCTACGGCCCATTCCTGTGCCTCGCCACGGCCGTGGTGACGGTGTGGTGGGCCTGGTTCTGGAACCAGGAGCCAGGGAGCTATCAATCGATCTTCGAACTTGGCTGGCTGCTGCCGTCGGTACTGGCGATCGGCGTCGTCATGCTAGGCGCGATGCTGGTCATTTGGCGAAATATCAAGGAAGCGATTTGGGGCGTGGAAGAGGAGTGGGCCGAGTAG
- a CDS encoding OmpA/MotB family protein, with amino-acid sequence MHRTVLTIATLAFLAGCGKLSIAPNQQQAQLAMQQQVTTLAQQNTEYQARAASLDKNNQELESLLAQSRQQVQLLTDEVGATRTQLQTTTDQLLAMRTSNEELNKMSTQLVATSNKRAGAEIRPNNTLLKNLSVKQIPGVEVRQDGDVVRVEIPADRVFMPGSNYFQNGGEQLLDNVAADLRQNFPDNLIGIEGHTDDGATHSQQFPTNHHLSAAQALAVYNSLAQKQVMAPNQLFVIGHGGNHPVVSNSSDAGKARNRRVEFVIYPERLASR; translated from the coding sequence GTGCACCGCACCGTTCTTACCATCGCGACGCTCGCCTTCCTTGCCGGTTGCGGCAAGCTGTCGATTGCGCCCAATCAGCAGCAAGCGCAGCTCGCGATGCAGCAGCAGGTCACGACCCTGGCTCAGCAGAACACCGAGTATCAAGCGCGGGCCGCCTCGCTCGACAAGAACAATCAAGAGCTTGAGTCGCTGCTTGCCCAGTCGCGGCAGCAGGTGCAGTTGTTGACCGATGAAGTTGGCGCCACGCGGACACAGTTGCAAACGACGACCGATCAACTGCTCGCGATGCGGACAAGCAACGAAGAGCTCAATAAGATGAGCACGCAGTTGGTCGCCACGTCGAACAAACGGGCCGGCGCCGAGATCCGTCCGAACAACACGCTGCTGAAGAATCTTTCCGTCAAGCAGATCCCCGGCGTCGAAGTGCGGCAAGACGGCGACGTCGTGCGGGTCGAGATTCCCGCCGATCGCGTCTTCATGCCGGGCAGCAATTACTTTCAGAACGGCGGCGAGCAACTGCTTGACAACGTCGCCGCCGATCTGCGGCAGAACTTCCCCGATAACCTGATCGGCATCGAGGGTCACACCGACGACGGCGCGACCCACTCGCAGCAATTCCCGACAAACCACCATCTGTCGGCCGCCCAGGCGCTGGCCGTCTACAACTCGCTGGCTCAGAAGCAAGTCATGGCGCCGAACCAGCTCTTCGTCATCGGCCACGGCGGGAATCACCCGGTCGTGTCGAATTCGAGCGACGCCGGCAAAGCGCGGAATCGCCGCGTCGAGTTCGTGATCTATCCGGAACGGCTTGCCTCTCGCTAG
- the cobA gene encoding uroporphyrinogen-III C-methyltransferase, with the protein MAKSTGKAYLIGAGPGDPGLLTLRGRQRLGEAEVVLYDYLVNPRILQYARPDAELCCLGRHGHGRLVTQDEIHEQMIAAARAGKIVARLKGGDPAIFGRTAEELAALDAAGVPYEVIPGISSAQAASSYTGIPLTHRDSASCVALVTGQQSRDREDSFDMAGLARFPGTLVFYMGVTSAPQWSAELIAHGKPRDTPVAIVRRASWPQQQALTTTLGELATVLAPGKVRPPAIVIVGEAVAARSASDWFAARPLVGRSILVTRPAGQSEGLVEALTELGAAVYYQPAIEIGPPADWLAADAAIRELASFEWLVFSSSNGVRYFLDRLATHKLDLRALGGCKIAAIGPGTAEALREYHLHADLLPEEYRAESLAEALAPAAKGANILLLRASRGREVLAETLTAAGATVRQAVVYQSRDVTTPDPEIADALREGRIEWTTVTSSAIARSLIAMFGADLKQTKLVAISPLTAGVLTDAGYEVSAIADPYTTAGVVDAILAAEQ; encoded by the coding sequence ATGGCAAAATCCACCGGTAAAGCATACCTCATCGGAGCCGGTCCTGGGGATCCAGGGCTGCTCACCTTGCGCGGCCGCCAGCGGCTCGGCGAGGCCGAGGTGGTGCTCTACGACTACCTGGTGAACCCCAGGATCCTCCAATACGCTCGCCCCGACGCCGAACTTTGTTGCCTCGGCCGCCATGGCCACGGGCGGCTGGTGACGCAGGACGAGATTCACGAGCAAATGATCGCCGCCGCGCGGGCTGGCAAGATTGTCGCTCGGCTCAAGGGTGGCGATCCCGCGATCTTCGGCCGCACCGCGGAAGAACTGGCGGCGCTCGACGCGGCGGGCGTGCCGTACGAAGTCATCCCTGGCATCTCCTCCGCCCAAGCGGCCAGCAGCTATACCGGCATCCCACTCACGCATCGCGACTCGGCGTCATGCGTCGCGCTGGTGACTGGCCAGCAGTCGCGCGACCGTGAAGACTCGTTCGACATGGCGGGGCTCGCCCGCTTTCCCGGTACGCTCGTCTTCTACATGGGAGTGACTTCGGCGCCGCAGTGGTCGGCCGAGCTGATCGCCCATGGCAAGCCCCGCGATACGCCGGTGGCGATCGTCCGCCGCGCGAGTTGGCCGCAGCAGCAGGCGCTGACGACGACGCTTGGCGAACTCGCGACGGTGCTCGCGCCAGGCAAGGTGCGGCCGCCGGCGATCGTGATCGTGGGCGAAGCGGTCGCGGCGCGGTCGGCTTCCGACTGGTTCGCCGCGCGGCCGCTCGTGGGGCGGTCGATCTTAGTAACGCGGCCCGCTGGGCAATCCGAGGGGTTGGTCGAAGCGCTCACCGAACTCGGCGCCGCTGTCTACTACCAGCCGGCAATCGAGATCGGCCCGCCCGCCGATTGGTTGGCCGCCGACGCCGCGATTCGCGAGTTGGCGTCGTTCGAATGGCTCGTCTTTTCCAGTTCCAACGGCGTCCGTTACTTCCTCGATCGATTGGCGACCCACAAGCTCGACCTGCGGGCGCTTGGCGGCTGCAAGATCGCGGCGATCGGGCCCGGCACGGCCGAGGCGCTGCGTGAGTATCACTTACACGCCGACTTGCTGCCGGAGGAATACCGAGCCGAATCGCTGGCGGAGGCCCTCGCGCCGGCAGCGAAAGGGGCGAACATCTTGTTGCTGCGGGCGAGCCGTGGCCGCGAAGTGTTGGCCGAAACGCTTACAGCGGCCGGAGCGACCGTGCGGCAAGCGGTCGTCTACCAAAGCCGCGACGTCACGACGCCAGATCCCGAGATCGCCGACGCGTTGCGGGAGGGCCGCATCGAGTGGACGACCGTCACGAGCTCGGCGATCGCTCGGTCGCTGATCGCGATGTTCGGCGCTGATCTCAAGCAAACAAAGCTCGTCGCGATCAGCCCGCTGACGGCGGGCGTCCTCACCGACGCCGGTTACGAGGTTTCAGCCATCGCCGATCCCTACACAACGGCCGGCGTCGTCGACGCAATCCTCGCCGCCGAACAGTAG
- a CDS encoding tetratricopeptide repeat protein, which produces MATDSQTAPLSAPRGPAPLAPSVRHRLTKTYEHAQRCVEKGDHEYANELYTQCVSEDPANVVYLQAFLTNLHKKYNNNKKGAKLAALKVKSYRSAMAKAAQQGLWLQAFTAGCGALALNPWDIQSLLAMASACNELHVDEAQLSYLRRALDVDGKDPVVNRQAALALQRMGQFDQSIACWHRVEQAKPHDEEAQQAIRNLSVERTIHRGGYDPALLGGKQASDGSVSTGSMTVARLSKSGEETEEEAAERALAPEERYKAQIAKDPSSIEAYFRLADLYLHDGRLDDAQQALDLANQASGGGQLSVRERLEDLQVRRAASQLASAQKFFESQNTPEAKQLFDRARAQANQVELEVFAARVDRDPHNPRLQFELGQRLKRAGKTKQAITALQAARSEPKRKALVLLELGECFQKIEQYKLALSHYEQALEAVEPGDQEVRKLALYRAGVLATGLRELDRAERHLADLAGMDYGYRDVSDRLDKIASLRDSG; this is translated from the coding sequence ATGGCGACGGATTCGCAAACTGCTCCGCTCTCCGCCCCGCGCGGACCTGCTCCCCTCGCGCCGAGCGTACGTCATCGCCTCACCAAGACGTACGAGCACGCCCAGCGCTGCGTCGAGAAGGGGGACCACGAGTACGCCAACGAGCTCTACACGCAGTGCGTATCAGAGGATCCGGCGAACGTCGTCTACTTGCAGGCGTTTCTGACGAACCTCCACAAGAAATACAACAACAATAAAAAGGGCGCCAAGCTCGCCGCCCTGAAGGTGAAGTCCTACCGCTCGGCGATGGCGAAGGCGGCTCAGCAAGGACTGTGGCTGCAAGCGTTCACCGCCGGCTGCGGGGCGCTCGCCCTCAACCCGTGGGACATCCAATCGCTGCTGGCGATGGCTTCAGCCTGCAACGAACTGCATGTCGACGAAGCGCAGCTCAGCTACCTCCGCCGGGCGCTCGACGTCGACGGCAAAGACCCGGTGGTGAACCGGCAAGCCGCGCTCGCGCTGCAGCGGATGGGGCAGTTCGACCAATCGATCGCCTGTTGGCATCGCGTCGAACAGGCCAAGCCGCACGACGAGGAAGCGCAGCAGGCGATTCGCAATCTATCTGTTGAGAGAACCATCCATCGGGGCGGATACGATCCGGCGCTACTCGGCGGGAAGCAGGCGAGCGACGGCTCTGTTTCAACGGGATCGATGACTGTCGCGCGACTGTCGAAGTCGGGCGAGGAGACCGAGGAAGAGGCGGCCGAGCGAGCCCTCGCTCCGGAGGAACGCTACAAGGCTCAAATCGCCAAAGATCCCTCGTCGATCGAAGCTTACTTTCGGTTGGCAGACCTATACCTGCACGACGGCCGACTCGACGACGCCCAGCAGGCGCTCGACCTCGCCAATCAAGCGAGCGGCGGCGGCCAGCTGTCGGTCCGCGAGCGGCTGGAAGACCTGCAAGTCCGCCGCGCTGCCAGCCAACTCGCGTCGGCTCAGAAGTTCTTCGAATCGCAAAACACCCCGGAAGCGAAGCAGCTCTTTGACCGGGCCCGCGCCCAGGCGAACCAGGTCGAACTGGAGGTCTTCGCCGCCCGGGTCGACCGCGATCCGCACAATCCGCGGCTGCAGTTCGAGCTGGGCCAGCGGCTGAAACGAGCCGGCAAGACGAAGCAGGCGATCACCGCCCTCCAGGCCGCCCGCAGCGAACCGAAGCGGAAGGCCCTCGTCCTGCTCGAATTGGGCGAATGTTTCCAAAAAATCGAGCAGTACAAGCTCGCCCTGTCCCACTACGAACAGGCCCTCGAGGCTGTCGAGCCGGGCGACCAGGAAGTGCGGAAACTGGCCCTTTACCGGGCCGGCGTGCTCGCCACGGGCCTCCGGGAGCTCGACCGGGCGGAGCGGCATTTGGCCGATTTGGCCGGTATGGATTATGGCTACCGGGATGTGTCAGACCGGCTAGACAAGATCGCCTCGTTACGCGATAGTGGTTGA
- the rpsT gene encoding 30S ribosomal protein S20 — protein MPSSPSAKKRLRQSIDRRARNRVVRSTLRTQIKKVRTAIAAGDVAAAETEFRNAVVKLDKAAAKNILHANAAARLKSRLSKAVKGLKTKATA, from the coding sequence ATGCCCAGTTCACCGAGTGCCAAGAAGCGTCTCCGTCAGAGTATCGACCGCCGTGCCCGCAACCGCGTGGTGCGCTCGACCCTCCGGACCCAAATCAAGAAGGTTCGCACCGCCATCGCCGCCGGCGACGTCGCTGCCGCCGAAACCGAATTCCGCAACGCCGTCGTGAAGCTCGACAAGGCCGCTGCGAAGAACATCCTGCACGCCAACGCCGCCGCTCGTCTGAAGTCGCGGTTGTCGAAGGCGGTGAAGGGACTGAAGACGAAGGCCACCGCCTAG
- a CDS encoding dihydroorotate dehydrogenase electron transfer subunit: protein MSGGTCSKEANPLGAAHYADQAVQTTARVVENVLLASGTYRIRLEAPEIAARVTPGQFLMLRLAGGSDPLLGRPLALYDTWLGPDGTPQGVDVVYLVVGRMTGRLAQVKAGDAIETWGPLGNGFSNEPVDHLIMVAGGIGQTPFLALGREALGGRHYGDPSRQPLRAGRATLCYGVRTADLLAGVNDFRGAGIDVRVSSDDGSVGRQGLVTATLGELLDEAAANGETSIRIACCGPERMMEAVAHLAIERGVACELSLETPMACGIGICFSCVVKVRQPDGEWDYKRTCVEGPIFAAEKIEW from the coding sequence GTGAGCGGAGGAACTTGTAGCAAGGAAGCCAACCCGCTCGGAGCGGCCCACTACGCCGACCAGGCGGTCCAGACGACGGCCCGCGTCGTCGAGAACGTGCTACTGGCGAGCGGCACCTACCGCATCCGCCTGGAAGCCCCGGAGATCGCTGCTCGGGTGACGCCGGGGCAGTTTCTCATGTTGCGGCTGGCCGGCGGCAGCGACCCTCTGCTGGGGCGGCCGCTGGCCCTCTACGACACTTGGCTCGGCCCCGACGGCACGCCGCAGGGGGTAGATGTCGTTTACCTCGTGGTCGGCCGGATGACGGGCCGGCTCGCCCAGGTGAAGGCGGGCGACGCGATCGAAACCTGGGGCCCGCTCGGCAACGGCTTTTCAAATGAGCCGGTCGATCATCTGATCATGGTGGCCGGCGGCATTGGCCAGACGCCCTTCCTCGCCCTGGGGCGTGAAGCCCTCGGCGGCCGCCATTACGGCGATCCGTCGCGGCAACCGCTCCGTGCGGGCCGCGCGACGCTCTGTTACGGCGTGCGGACAGCGGACTTGCTGGCGGGAGTCAACGATTTCCGCGGCGCCGGGATCGACGTCCGCGTCAGCAGCGACGACGGCAGCGTCGGCCGTCAGGGGCTCGTCACGGCGACGCTGGGCGAGCTACTCGACGAAGCTGCCGCCAATGGCGAAACCTCGATTCGCATCGCCTGCTGCGGGCCGGAGCGGATGATGGAAGCGGTTGCCCATCTGGCGATCGAGCGTGGCGTCGCGTGCGAGCTTTCACTCGAGACCCCGATGGCCTGCGGCATCGGCATCTGCTTTAGCTGCGTCGTGAAAGTCCGCCAGCCCGACGGCGAGTGGGACTACAAACGGACCTGCGTCGAAGGCCCTATCTTCGCGGCGGAGAAGATCGAGTGGTGA
- a CDS encoding pseudouridine synthase, producing the protein MASPPGKRGPGKPRAGKSNSGSGRPGKPAGRKPIGAKSAGGKPVAGGKPAGERRPVGKKPLAGGPPKRRPSLAGPRSSSEPREGERLQKVLAAAGLASRRDCEEYISAGRVQIDGEIVTELGVRVDRARQEIKVDGEPLPRIRLQYFAVHKPPGVVSTSRDPSGRPRVIDLLPPGVGRMFAVGRLDMASEGLILVTNDGPLADQLTHPRHGVEKIYDVLVAGQPAQDVLDQVKRGVHLSDGFVHAVDVRVKSSKKGATQLEMTLDEGRNREVRRLLARLGHKVQRLIRVAVGPIRLGEMPRGAVRMLTPDEVKKLREAAAAGPKEEAEQAAAGRPPRRGAGGPKRATTRTQRPGGGGPAGDRKPGGRKPVGNKPAGGRKAPAKPPRVIGGMEPTRSLIGDDGSSAVAPRKPAGKPPQKAAGGKKPGRPGAFQRKSGPQKGHRKPKPGGNR; encoded by the coding sequence ATGGCGTCCCCTCCCGGAAAGCGCGGCCCCGGTAAGCCCCGCGCTGGCAAATCAAATAGTGGGAGTGGTCGCCCCGGTAAACCAGCCGGACGGAAGCCGATCGGCGCCAAATCGGCGGGTGGCAAACCTGTGGCCGGCGGCAAGCCAGCGGGCGAACGCCGCCCTGTGGGTAAGAAGCCGCTCGCGGGCGGACCGCCGAAGCGTCGGCCCAGTTTGGCCGGCCCGCGCTCATCCAGCGAACCGCGCGAAGGCGAACGGCTGCAGAAGGTGCTCGCCGCTGCGGGCCTCGCGAGCCGTCGCGATTGCGAAGAATACATCTCGGCCGGTCGTGTGCAGATTGATGGCGAGATCGTGACCGAGCTCGGCGTTCGCGTCGATCGCGCTCGCCAGGAAATCAAGGTCGACGGCGAGCCGCTGCCGCGCATTCGCTTGCAGTACTTTGCGGTCCACAAGCCGCCGGGCGTTGTCTCGACGAGTCGCGACCCCAGCGGTCGGCCGCGTGTGATCGACCTGCTTCCCCCTGGGGTCGGCCGCATGTTCGCCGTGGGCCGCCTCGACATGGCGAGCGAGGGGCTGATCCTCGTGACCAACGACGGGCCGCTGGCCGATCAACTCACCCACCCGCGGCATGGCGTCGAGAAGATCTACGACGTGCTCGTCGCTGGCCAGCCGGCTCAGGACGTGCTCGACCAAGTGAAGCGCGGCGTCCACCTGTCGGATGGGTTCGTCCACGCCGTCGACGTTCGCGTGAAGTCCTCCAAGAAGGGGGCGACGCAGCTTGAGATGACGCTCGACGAAGGCCGCAACCGCGAAGTGCGGCGGCTGCTGGCCCGGCTGGGCCACAAGGTGCAGCGGCTGATTCGCGTCGCCGTCGGCCCGATTCGCTTAGGCGAAATGCCGCGCGGCGCCGTGCGGATGCTGACTCCTGATGAAGTCAAGAAGCTGCGCGAAGCGGCCGCAGCCGGCCCGAAGGAAGAAGCCGAGCAAGCAGCCGCTGGGCGTCCGCCGCGACGCGGAGCGGGCGGCCCCAAGCGAGCGACGACGCGGACCCAACGCCCTGGCGGCGGCGGTCCGGCAGGCGATCGCAAACCGGGCGGTCGCAAGCCGGTAGGCAACAAGCCTGCTGGTGGCCGCAAGGCCCCAGCGAAGCCCCCCCGCGTGATCGGCGGGATGGAACCAACTCGCAGCCTCATCGGCGACGACGGCTCGTCGGCGGTCGCTCCTCGCAAGCCTGCCGGGAAGCCGCCGCAAAAGGCAGCTGGCGGCAAGAAGCCGGGGCGTCCCGGTGCGTTCCAGCGTAAGAGCGGCCCGCAAAAGGGCCATCGGAAGCCTAAGCCGGGAGGCAATCGGTGA